In Nocardia asteroides, the following proteins share a genomic window:
- the purD gene encoding phosphoribosylamine--glycine ligase, with amino-acid sequence MRVLVIGSGAREHALVLALRRDPSVAAVIAAPGNPGIGQHAELRQVDPCSGEAVVALATEVAADLVVIGPEVPLVLGIADAVRAAGFPVFGPSKDAARIEGSKAFAKDVMAAAGVRTAHSEIVDNPGDLDAALDRFGPTWVVKDDGLAAGKGVVVTTDRRAARDHGAELLEQGHPVLLESFLDGPEVSLFCLVDGETVVPLLPAQDHKRVGDGDSGPNTGGMGAYTPLPWLPAETLTEIVEDVVKPVAAELVRRGSAFSGLLYAGLAVGTNGPAVVEFNCRFGDPETQAVLALLDSPFAELLFATATGTLADVAAPRWKDGSAITVVLAAENYPARPRTGDVITGAEDGALEGETLVLHAGTGQREDKALVSAGGRVLNVVGVGADLAEARERAYARLAQIKLPGSHFRTDIGATEVVVPERAK; translated from the coding sequence GTGCGCGTACTCGTCATCGGTTCCGGAGCCCGTGAACATGCCCTCGTCCTGGCCCTGCGCCGAGATCCCTCGGTCGCCGCGGTCATCGCCGCGCCCGGTAACCCGGGCATCGGTCAGCATGCCGAGCTCCGCCAGGTCGACCCCTGCTCGGGCGAGGCCGTGGTCGCGCTGGCGACCGAGGTCGCGGCCGACCTGGTGGTGATCGGGCCCGAGGTGCCGCTGGTGCTCGGCATCGCCGACGCCGTGCGCGCGGCCGGGTTCCCGGTGTTCGGCCCGTCCAAGGACGCGGCCCGCATCGAAGGGTCCAAGGCCTTCGCCAAGGACGTGATGGCCGCGGCCGGGGTGCGGACCGCGCACAGCGAGATCGTGGACAACCCGGGCGACCTGGACGCCGCGCTGGACCGTTTCGGCCCCACCTGGGTGGTCAAGGACGACGGGCTCGCCGCGGGCAAGGGCGTTGTGGTGACCACCGACCGGCGCGCGGCCCGCGATCACGGCGCCGAGCTGCTCGAACAGGGACACCCGGTGCTGCTCGAGTCGTTCCTGGACGGCCCGGAGGTGTCGCTGTTCTGCCTGGTCGACGGTGAGACCGTGGTCCCGCTGCTGCCCGCGCAGGATCACAAGCGCGTCGGCGACGGCGACTCCGGTCCCAACACCGGCGGCATGGGCGCCTACACCCCGCTGCCGTGGCTGCCCGCGGAGACACTGACCGAGATCGTCGAGGACGTGGTGAAGCCCGTCGCGGCCGAGCTGGTCCGCCGGGGCAGTGCGTTCTCCGGCCTGCTGTACGCGGGTCTGGCCGTGGGGACCAACGGTCCGGCCGTGGTCGAATTCAACTGTCGTTTCGGTGATCCCGAGACCCAGGCGGTGCTGGCCCTGCTGGACAGCCCGTTCGCCGAGCTGCTGTTCGCCACCGCCACCGGCACCCTGGCCGACGTGGCGGCGCCGCGCTGGAAGGACGGCTCGGCGATCACCGTGGTGCTGGCCGCCGAGAACTACCCGGCCCGCCCGCGCACCGGTGACGTGATCACCGGTGCCGAGGACGGCGCGCTGGAGGGTGAGACGCTGGTGCTGCACGCGGGCACCGGGCAGCGCGAGGACAAGGCGCTGGTCTCGGCCGGTGGCCGGGTGCTGAACGTGGTCGGCGTCGGCGCCGATCTGGCCGAGGCCAGGGAGCGGGCCTACGCCCGGCTGGCCCAGATCAAGCTGCCGGGCAGCCACTTCCGCACCGATATCGGCGCCACCGAGGTCGTCGTGCCGGAGCGCGCGAAGTAG
- a CDS encoding MbtH family protein, giving the protein MSTNPFDDEDGRFFVLVNDEEQHSLWPAFAEVPAGWRVVFGEESRAACVEYVEKNWTDMRPKSLRDAMAADDAARAQS; this is encoded by the coding sequence TTGAGCACCAACCCCTTCGACGACGAGGACGGCCGCTTCTTCGTTCTGGTCAACGACGAAGAGCAGCACTCCCTGTGGCCCGCTTTCGCGGAGGTCCCGGCGGGTTGGCGTGTCGTGTTCGGCGAAGAGAGCCGGGCCGCGTGCGTCGAGTACGTCGAGAAGAACTGGACCGACATGCGTCCCAAGAGCCTGCGCGACGCGATGGCCGCCGACGATGCGGCCCGCGCCCAGTCCTGA
- a CDS encoding pyridoxal phosphate-dependent aminotransferase, which translates to MSRESRRSTIPPFYVMDVWKAAAERARSHGDVLVLAAGQPSTQAPAPVLRATKAAIDAELLGYTETFGILPLREAIATHHSETYGYDVHPDEVVVTTGSSGAFTLIFLAAFDAGDTVVVARPGYPAYRNTLTALGCRVVELDCGPQTRFQPTVAMLEALPEPPAGLVVASPANPTGTMIDPAELAALARWCERHGTLLISDEIYHGITYAGASTPTSSAWEFSRDAVVIGSVSKYFSMTGWRLGWMLAPADLRPALQRLASNMTVCPPAISQYAAVHAFGAEAKDELDGHVRRYARNRALLLEGLPSIGITELAPADGAFYAYADIGHLTDDSRAWCARVLAETGVALAPGLDFDTVHGDRTVRFSFAGATDDIAAALDRLGRFLKG; encoded by the coding sequence GTGTCCAGAGAATCGCGCCGGTCGACCATTCCCCCCTTCTACGTGATGGATGTGTGGAAGGCGGCCGCCGAACGTGCCAGGTCGCACGGTGACGTGCTGGTGCTCGCGGCGGGTCAACCGTCGACGCAGGCGCCGGCGCCGGTGCTGCGCGCGACCAAGGCCGCGATCGACGCCGAGCTGCTCGGCTACACCGAGACCTTCGGCATCCTGCCGCTGCGCGAGGCCATCGCCACCCATCACAGTGAGACCTACGGCTACGACGTGCACCCGGACGAGGTCGTGGTGACCACGGGGTCCTCCGGCGCGTTCACGCTGATCTTCCTGGCCGCCTTCGACGCGGGCGACACCGTGGTGGTGGCCCGGCCCGGCTACCCGGCCTACCGCAACACCCTGACCGCGCTCGGCTGCCGGGTCGTCGAACTCGACTGCGGCCCGCAGACCCGCTTCCAGCCGACCGTGGCGATGCTCGAGGCCCTGCCCGAGCCGCCCGCGGGCCTGGTGGTGGCGAGCCCGGCCAACCCCACCGGCACCATGATCGACCCGGCCGAGCTGGCGGCCCTGGCGCGCTGGTGTGAGCGGCACGGCACGCTGCTCATCTCCGACGAGATCTACCACGGCATCACCTACGCGGGCGCGAGTACGCCGACCTCCTCGGCCTGGGAGTTCTCCCGCGACGCGGTGGTGATCGGCTCGGTCTCGAAGTACTTCTCGATGACCGGCTGGCGCCTGGGCTGGATGCTGGCCCCCGCCGACCTGCGTCCGGCGCTGCAACGGCTGGCCTCGAACATGACGGTGTGCCCGCCCGCCATCTCCCAGTACGCGGCGGTGCACGCGTTCGGCGCGGAAGCCAAGGATGAGCTGGACGGGCACGTGCGCCGCTACGCGCGCAACCGCGCCCTGCTGCTGGAGGGTCTGCCGAGCATCGGCATCACCGAGCTCGCGCCCGCCGACGGCGCCTTCTACGCCTACGCCGATATCGGTCATCTGACCGACGACTCGCGGGCCTGGTGTGCGCGCGTGCTGGCCGAGACCGGGGTCGCGCTCGCGCCGGGCCTGGACTTCGACACCGTGCACGGCGACCGCACGGTTCGCTTCTCCTTCGCAGGTGCCACAGACGACATCGCCGCAGCACTCGACCGGTTGGGACGGTTCCTGAAGGGCTGA
- a CDS encoding TetR/AcrR family transcriptional regulator: MTTATTPKGERRRQALVAAAAELLLEGGFDAVRHRSVASRADLPLASTTYYFESLEDLIARAVEFSGAIELDAMRRRVGEVSHRRRGSEATVDLVLDVLVGPDDGDLDARGQLIARYERSVASARHPELREVQLRLRTQLEELLADVLRRSDRVVRPEQLRRLVAVVDGAVVAALIEGHPEPRRPARAGLLDMIDIVAPPVVPNMMPQQLERARQLD, translated from the coding sequence GTGACCACCGCAACGACCCCGAAAGGCGAACGACGTCGCCAGGCACTGGTGGCGGCGGCGGCTGAACTGTTGCTCGAAGGCGGCTTCGACGCCGTGCGACATCGCTCGGTGGCGTCGCGGGCCGATCTTCCCCTCGCCTCGACCACCTACTACTTCGAGTCCCTGGAAGATCTCATCGCCCGTGCCGTCGAGTTCAGCGGCGCGATCGAACTCGACGCCATGCGCCGCCGGGTGGGCGAGGTCAGCCACCGTCGCCGCGGCAGCGAGGCGACCGTGGATCTCGTGCTCGACGTGCTGGTCGGCCCCGACGACGGCGATCTCGACGCCCGCGGTCAGCTGATCGCCCGCTACGAGCGTTCGGTCGCCTCGGCCCGGCATCCCGAACTGCGCGAGGTCCAGCTCCGACTACGCACCCAGCTCGAAGAGCTGCTCGCCGACGTGCTGCGCCGCTCCGACCGAGTGGTGCGCCCCGAGCAGTTGCGCAGGCTGGTCGCCGTGGTCGACGGTGCGGTGGTGGCGGCGCTGATCGAGGGACATCCGGAGCCGAGGCGCCCCGCACGGGCGGGTCTGCTGGACATGATCGACATCGTCGCCCCACCCGTGGTCCCCAACATGATGCCCCAGCAGCTGGAACGGGCGCGCCAACTAGACTGA
- a CDS encoding HIT family protein, which yields MASVFSAIIAGQLPGRFVWEDDEFVAFLTIAPVTQGHTLIVPRAEIDQWQDVAPEVMARLTGVAQKIGQAVRIAFDAPRAGLLIAGLEVPHLHTHVFPAYTMGDFDISSADPSPTPESLDEAQSKIKAALRTLGHEANVPA from the coding sequence ATGGCATCCGTCTTCAGCGCGATCATCGCCGGCCAGCTTCCCGGCCGCTTCGTCTGGGAGGACGACGAGTTCGTCGCCTTCCTCACCATCGCCCCCGTCACCCAGGGTCACACCCTCATCGTGCCGCGCGCCGAGATCGACCAGTGGCAGGACGTCGCCCCCGAGGTCATGGCCCGCCTCACCGGCGTAGCCCAGAAGATCGGCCAGGCCGTCCGCATCGCCTTCGATGCCCCCCGCGCCGGCCTGCTCATCGCCGGCCTCGAGGTCCCCCACCTGCACACCCACGTCTTCCCCGCCTACACCATGGGCGACTTCGACATCTCCAGCGCCGACCCCTCCCCCACCCCCGAATCCCTCGACGAGGCCCAATCCAAGATCAAGGCCGCCCTCCGCACACTGGGCCACGAGGCCAACGTCCCGGCCTGA
- a CDS encoding PH domain-containing protein, which produces MGLLDGMMGNAGRIDPAAAQQEYAKLFGQGEQVYSAFILVRDAMLFTNRRLILVDKQGVTGRKVSYHSIPYRSISHFAVETAGTFDLDAELYIWIGSGNEPVKQRFNRQVDIYEVQGILSHFVGI; this is translated from the coding sequence ATGGGTCTGCTCGACGGAATGATGGGCAACGCGGGCCGGATCGACCCGGCCGCCGCCCAGCAGGAATACGCGAAACTGTTCGGCCAGGGCGAGCAGGTGTATTCGGCGTTCATCCTGGTCCGCGACGCGATGCTGTTCACCAACCGGCGGCTGATCCTGGTCGACAAGCAGGGCGTCACCGGCCGCAAGGTCAGCTATCACAGCATCCCGTACCGCTCGATCAGCCACTTCGCCGTGGAGACCGCGGGCACCTTCGACCTCGACGCCGAGCTGTACATCTGGATCGGCAGCGGGAACGAGCCGGTCAAGCAGCGGTTCAACCGTCAGGTCGACATCTACGAGGTGCAGGGCATCCTGTCGCATTTCGTGGGGATCTAG
- a CDS encoding alpha/beta hydrolase: protein MLAFAIALIGPAAVNPAPAAAAQIIGVNDLSPTRTAITVASPAMGRNIDLQVLHPAGGGSRATYYLLDGLDPGIGQSTWTNATDAEAFFRGKNVNVVMPTGGQASYYSDWIADDPRFGRYKWETFLTQELPGLIDAQFDGNGVNGIGGLSMGGNAAYILAARHPGMYRAVAGYSACPDSAMAAGAIMFSIANRGGNPLNMWGAPGSPDWASHDPALMIEALRGKALYMSTGTGIPGPHEAELKPQLAENIFLGGPIELGVNTCMVAFEQRLRAAGIGAKIDWHPVGTHSWSYWQDALHASWPTIGPALGA, encoded by the coding sequence GTGCTGGCTTTCGCCATCGCCTTGATCGGACCCGCGGCGGTGAACCCCGCCCCCGCCGCTGCCGCGCAGATCATCGGGGTGAACGACCTCAGCCCCACCCGCACGGCGATCACCGTCGCCTCGCCCGCGATGGGCCGCAATATCGACCTGCAGGTGCTGCACCCGGCCGGCGGCGGCTCGCGCGCCACGTACTACCTGCTCGACGGCCTCGATCCCGGCATCGGCCAGAGCACCTGGACCAACGCGACCGACGCCGAGGCCTTCTTCCGCGGCAAGAACGTCAACGTGGTCATGCCGACCGGCGGCCAGGCCAGCTACTACTCCGACTGGATCGCCGACGACCCGCGCTTCGGCCGGTACAAGTGGGAGACCTTCCTGACCCAGGAACTGCCCGGCCTGATCGACGCGCAGTTCGACGGCAACGGGGTCAACGGCATCGGCGGCCTGTCCATGGGCGGCAACGCGGCCTACATCCTGGCCGCCCGCCACCCCGGCATGTACCGGGCCGTCGCCGGGTACAGCGCGTGCCCGGACAGTGCCATGGCGGCGGGCGCGATCATGTTCTCCATCGCCAACCGCGGCGGCAATCCGCTCAACATGTGGGGCGCGCCGGGCAGCCCGGACTGGGCGTCGCACGATCCGGCCCTGATGATCGAGGCGCTGCGCGGCAAGGCGCTGTACATGTCCACGGGCACCGGTATCCCCGGCCCGCACGAGGCCGAGCTCAAGCCGCAGCTGGCGGAGAACATCTTCCTCGGCGGCCCGATCGAGCTGGGCGTCAACACCTGCATGGTGGCCTTCGAGCAGCGGCTGCGGGCCGCGGGCATCGGCGCCAAGATCGACTGGCATCCGGTCGGCACGCACTCCTGGTCCTACTGGCAGGACGCGCTGCACGCCTCCTGGCCGACCATCGGTCCCGCGCTCGGGGCCTGA
- a CDS encoding M23 family metallopeptidase, with protein MDDSATGRSPDPRRRVVSINGLVLQANWREQLPSRAGVRERLTTWLGDHPGIGEIADDLRRGDLRTVFWQRPKTRAEALWARRPSRERVRQVLLERRVLIAGVAVVAVFVAADAQFGDVPSDRPLELGEAQRVSIAYPPELAPNPQSSSRLLAAIASGEKRREAAVVAAAARATLERAKAEAAAAASGEWQDWMGQRAPVVPGVLTPGSTPSLGGFSLPAKGAFTSGFGSRWGTMHRGIDIAAPIGSPIYAVADGTVVEAGPAQGFGLWVRIRHDDGTISIYGHMYDFFVSQGERVPAGMQIARIGNRGDSTGPHLHFEIVQNGQHVDPQAWLAMHGLRLT; from the coding sequence GTGGACGACTCGGCCACCGGCCGCTCACCGGACCCCCGCAGGCGGGTTGTCAGTATCAACGGCCTTGTTCTGCAAGCGAATTGGCGCGAGCAGCTGCCCTCGCGAGCCGGTGTCCGAGAGCGTCTGACGACCTGGCTCGGAGACCATCCCGGCATCGGGGAGATCGCGGACGACCTGCGCCGAGGCGACCTGCGCACAGTGTTCTGGCAGCGCCCCAAGACGCGGGCCGAAGCACTGTGGGCGCGGCGCCCCAGCCGGGAGCGGGTACGGCAGGTCCTGCTCGAGCGGCGGGTGCTGATCGCCGGTGTGGCCGTGGTCGCGGTGTTCGTCGCCGCCGACGCGCAGTTCGGTGACGTACCGAGCGACCGCCCGCTGGAGCTCGGCGAGGCGCAGCGGGTGTCGATCGCCTATCCCCCGGAGCTGGCGCCGAACCCGCAGTCGTCGAGCCGGCTGCTGGCGGCCATCGCCAGTGGTGAGAAGCGCCGCGAGGCCGCCGTGGTCGCCGCGGCCGCCCGCGCCACCCTGGAACGGGCGAAGGCGGAGGCGGCCGCCGCCGCGTCGGGCGAGTGGCAGGACTGGATGGGTCAGCGGGCGCCGGTCGTGCCCGGCGTGCTGACGCCCGGCTCGACCCCGTCCCTCGGCGGTTTCAGCCTCCCGGCCAAGGGCGCGTTCACCTCGGGCTTCGGGTCACGCTGGGGCACCATGCACCGCGGCATCGACATCGCCGCCCCGATCGGCAGCCCCATCTACGCCGTCGCCGACGGCACCGTGGTGGAGGCGGGTCCGGCGCAGGGCTTCGGCCTGTGGGTCCGCATCCGCCACGACGACGGCACCATCAGCATCTACGGCCACATGTACGACTTCTTCGTCTCGCAGGGCGAGCGAGTCCCGGCGGGCATGCAGATCGCCCGCATCGGCAATCGCGGCGACTCCACCGGTCCGCACCTGCACTTCGAGATCGTGCAGAACGGCCAGCACGTCGACCCGCAGGCCTGGCTGGCCATGCACGGCCTGCGGCTGACGTGA
- a CDS encoding DUF4189 domain-containing protein, translating to MFTKSFAAAVLSVSAAAVLAAPSATAEPVNWGAVSLSAWGNVYAFSVNHPTEADAVRAADRACKGQGIIDCRTIVTFADGCGAVVTSPLSIVAGVPIMGFGKGTNPGEAIADATRNLPTGTGSAGSFDRDHACTVL from the coding sequence ATGTTCACCAAGTCCTTTGCGGCCGCCGTGCTCTCGGTGAGCGCCGCTGCCGTCCTCGCGGCACCGTCCGCCACCGCCGAGCCGGTCAACTGGGGCGCCGTGTCCCTCAGCGCGTGGGGCAACGTCTACGCGTTCTCGGTCAACCATCCGACGGAAGCCGACGCTGTTCGGGCCGCGGACCGGGCGTGCAAGGGGCAGGGCATCATCGACTGCCGCACGATTGTGACGTTCGCGGACGGCTGCGGTGCGGTCGTGACGAGTCCGCTCTCGATCGTCGCCGGGGTCCCGATCATGGGCTTCGGTAAAGGGACGAACCCGGGGGAGGCGATCGCGGACGCCACCCGCAACCTCCCCACCGGCACCGGAAGCGCCGGCTCGTTCGATCGCGACCACGCCTGCACGGTGCTCTGA
- a CDS encoding alpha/beta fold hydrolase, giving the protein MPVATVNGIALNYQVKGDRTKGTDVKGGGPLVVLIMGTGSPGRVWELHQVPALVAAGYRVCTFDNRGIAPSFEAASGMRIEELVADTAALIELIDEGPALVAGTSMGARVAQELALARPDLVRKAVFMAGHARLDQFQKTLSAGEQDLDAAGVQLPAKFEAALTAVMNLSPATMADTNAARDWLDLFEFTGGAATPGVRAQRAMDHEFDRVAAYRAITVPCLAIGFADDRMIPPYLSREVADAIPGARYQEIPDTGHYGYLERPEAVNKILLDFFAA; this is encoded by the coding sequence ATGCCAGTGGCCACGGTGAACGGCATCGCACTGAACTATCAGGTCAAGGGCGACCGTACCAAGGGCACCGACGTCAAGGGCGGCGGTCCGCTGGTGGTGTTGATCATGGGCACCGGATCGCCCGGTCGGGTGTGGGAACTCCATCAGGTGCCCGCGCTGGTCGCGGCGGGCTACCGGGTGTGCACCTTCGACAACCGGGGTATCGCGCCCTCGTTCGAGGCGGCCTCCGGCATGCGGATCGAGGAGCTGGTGGCCGACACCGCCGCGCTGATCGAGCTCATCGACGAGGGCCCGGCGCTGGTCGCGGGCACCTCGATGGGCGCGCGCGTCGCCCAGGAGCTGGCGCTGGCCCGTCCCGACCTGGTCCGCAAGGCCGTGTTCATGGCCGGTCACGCCCGATTGGACCAGTTCCAGAAGACGCTGTCGGCCGGCGAGCAGGACCTCGACGCCGCGGGCGTGCAGCTGCCCGCCAAATTCGAGGCGGCGCTGACCGCCGTGATGAACCTGTCACCCGCGACCATGGCCGACACCAACGCGGCCCGCGACTGGCTGGACCTGTTCGAGTTCACCGGCGGTGCCGCCACCCCGGGTGTCCGGGCCCAGCGGGCCATGGACCACGAGTTCGACCGGGTGGCGGCCTATCGCGCAATCACGGTGCCCTGCCTGGCAATTGGCTTCGCCGATGATAGGATGATTCCGCCTTATCTGTCGCGGGAGGTCGCCGACGCCATCCCCGGCGCCAGGTACCAGGAGATCCCGGACACCGGCCACTACGGCTACCTGGAACGCCCCGAGGCGGTCAACAAGATCCTCCTCGATTTCTTCGCGGCTTGA
- a CDS encoding SMP-30/gluconolactonase/LRE family protein has product MDISGSARRSIGVLAAAVTAALLPAAGPAGAAPESCPQWTKQTVAAGYGVLENLAFDGRGNALLSEQSLTGGAGAVQRLAADGARSVAVRDVDGPGGVLVDGDTAYFTTGNTATAALAGRTDGTIGALDLDTGAVTTVAAGLTMPNGLARLPDGDFVVSRDVGAGSMTRVGLDGSASPYAPALTSTNGLAFDGARNRLVVSTTFDPATVVTYVDYADPTRPTPQTVLPGFGPLNSADDLTVGPDGIAYVALNVAGRIQRVDLDTNQTCTIADGLPLSSSVRLGAGPGWSDHALYVTSFLGTLTRLTPP; this is encoded by the coding sequence ATGGATATCTCTGGTTCGGCGCGCCGTTCGATCGGCGTGCTGGCGGCTGCCGTGACCGCCGCCCTGTTGCCCGCCGCCGGTCCGGCCGGTGCCGCGCCCGAATCGTGTCCGCAGTGGACGAAACAGACTGTCGCCGCCGGGTACGGCGTGCTCGAGAATCTCGCCTTCGACGGGCGCGGCAATGCGCTGCTGTCGGAGCAGTCCCTGACCGGGGGCGCCGGGGCCGTGCAGCGCTTGGCCGCCGATGGCGCGAGATCTGTCGCGGTGCGCGATGTCGACGGGCCCGGCGGTGTCCTCGTCGACGGCGACACGGCCTACTTCACCACCGGGAACACCGCCACGGCCGCGCTCGCGGGCCGCACGGACGGCACCATCGGCGCGCTCGACCTCGACACCGGCGCGGTCACCACGGTCGCGGCCGGGCTCACGATGCCGAACGGTCTGGCGCGGCTGCCCGACGGCGACTTCGTGGTGAGCCGGGATGTGGGCGCGGGTTCCATGACCCGGGTCGGCCTCGACGGCAGCGCGAGCCCCTACGCGCCCGCCCTCACCTCCACCAACGGCCTCGCCTTCGACGGGGCGCGGAATCGGCTCGTCGTCTCGACCACGTTCGACCCGGCGACCGTGGTCACCTACGTCGACTACGCCGACCCCACCCGACCCACCCCGCAGACCGTGCTCCCCGGTTTCGGCCCGCTCAACTCGGCGGACGACCTCACCGTCGGCCCCGACGGCATCGCCTACGTCGCCCTCAACGTCGCGGGCCGCATCCAGCGGGTCGACCTGGACACCAACCAGACCTGCACCATCGCCGACGGCCTCCCCCTGTCCTCGTCGGTCCGCCTCGGTGCGGGCCCAGGCTGGTCCGACCACGCCCTCTACGTGACAAGCTTCCTCGGCACCCTCACCCGCCTGACCCCACCCTGA
- the purB gene encoding adenylosuccinate lyase yields the protein MSLVPNVLATRYASPELVALWSPENKIVLERKLWLEVLRAQAALGIDVPAGVIDDYERVLAHVDLASIAERERVTRHDVKARIEEFNALAGHEHVHKGMTSRDLTENVEQLQVRLSLEHIYDHGVAVAARLAERAAEYQTLVMAGRSHNVAAQATTLGKRFASAADEVLVALTRVRELIDRYPLRGIKGPMGTAQDMLDLLDGDAGKLAALEQQVATHLGFATVFTSVGQVYPRSLDHDVLSALVQLGAGPSSFAHTIRLMAGHELVTEGFQPGQVGSSAMPHKMNTRSCERVNGLQVVLRGYGSMAAELAGAQWNEGDVFCSVVRRVALPDAFFAIDGQMETFLTVLAEFGAYPAVVGRELDRYLPFLATTRILMAAVRAGVGRETAHEVIKEHAVAVALAMREQGREPDLLDRLAADDRMPLDRAALDAALADKSAFIGAASDQVSEVVAQVQKLVEANPEAARYTPSPIL from the coding sequence GTGAGCCTTGTCCCGAACGTCCTCGCCACCCGATACGCCAGCCCGGAGCTCGTCGCGCTCTGGTCGCCCGAGAACAAGATCGTGCTCGAGCGCAAGCTGTGGCTCGAGGTGCTGCGGGCGCAGGCCGCGCTCGGGATCGACGTGCCCGCCGGGGTGATCGACGATTACGAGCGCGTGCTCGCCCACGTCGATCTGGCCTCGATCGCCGAGCGCGAGCGGGTCACCCGCCACGATGTGAAGGCGCGCATCGAGGAGTTCAACGCGCTGGCCGGGCACGAGCACGTGCACAAGGGCATGACCAGCCGTGACCTCACCGAGAACGTGGAGCAGCTGCAGGTGCGGCTCTCGCTCGAGCACATCTACGACCACGGCGTCGCGGTGGCGGCGCGGCTGGCCGAGCGGGCCGCCGAGTACCAGACGCTGGTGATGGCGGGTCGCTCGCACAATGTCGCGGCGCAGGCCACCACGCTGGGCAAGCGCTTCGCCTCGGCCGCCGACGAGGTGCTCGTCGCGCTGACCCGGGTGCGCGAGCTGATCGACCGCTACCCGCTGCGCGGCATCAAGGGCCCGATGGGCACCGCCCAGGACATGCTCGACCTGCTCGACGGTGACGCGGGCAAGCTGGCCGCGCTCGAGCAGCAGGTGGCCACCCACCTCGGCTTCGCCACCGTGTTCACCAGCGTCGGCCAGGTGTACCCGCGTTCGCTCGACCACGACGTGCTGTCGGCGCTGGTCCAGCTGGGCGCCGGGCCGTCCTCGTTCGCGCACACCATCCGGCTGATGGCGGGCCACGAGCTGGTCACCGAGGGCTTCCAGCCCGGCCAGGTGGGTTCCTCGGCGATGCCGCACAAGATGAACACCCGCTCCTGCGAGCGCGTCAACGGCCTGCAGGTGGTGTTGCGCGGCTACGGCTCGATGGCCGCCGAGCTGGCGGGCGCGCAGTGGAACGAGGGCGACGTGTTCTGCTCGGTGGTGCGCCGCGTCGCGCTGCCGGACGCGTTCTTCGCCATCGACGGCCAGATGGAGACCTTCCTGACCGTGCTCGCCGAGTTCGGCGCGTACCCGGCGGTGGTCGGCCGCGAGCTCGACCGGTACCTGCCGTTCCTGGCCACCACCCGCATCCTGATGGCGGCGGTGCGCGCGGGCGTCGGGCGCGAGACCGCGCACGAGGTCATCAAGGAGCACGCGGTGGCGGTGGCGCTGGCCATGCGCGAGCAGGGCCGCGAACCCGACCTGCTGGACCGCCTGGCCGCCGACGACCGGATGCCGCTGGACCGCGCCGCGCTCGACGCCGCGCTGGCCGACAAGTCGGCGTTCATCGGCGCCGCGTCGGACCAGGTGTCGGAGGTGGTCGCGCAGGTGCAGAAGCTGGTCGAGGCCAATCCCGAGGCCGCGCGCTACACGCCGTCGCCGATTCTCTGA
- a CDS encoding HIT family protein, producing MNPYTIFTDIVAGRAPASRVYEDDDVLAFMDIRPVTPGHVLVVPKVAAPSLADLDPALGGKLFQVGQRIAAALRSSEVAADGVNFFLADGVTAGQEVFHVHLHVIPRTPGDGFGLRARPTSPARADLDYLAGSIRGALSR from the coding sequence GTGAATCCGTACACGATCTTCACCGATATCGTCGCGGGCCGGGCGCCCGCCTCCCGGGTCTACGAGGACGACGACGTGCTGGCCTTCATGGACATCCGTCCGGTGACGCCGGGCCACGTGCTGGTGGTGCCGAAGGTGGCCGCGCCGAGTCTGGCCGATCTCGATCCGGCCCTCGGCGGCAAGCTGTTCCAGGTGGGGCAGCGGATCGCGGCGGCGCTGCGATCCAGTGAGGTGGCCGCCGACGGCGTGAATTTCTTTCTCGCCGACGGGGTTACGGCCGGGCAGGAAGTCTTCCACGTGCATCTGCACGTGATCCCGCGGACGCCGGGCGACGGCTTCGGGCTGCGCGCCCGGCCGACCTCGCCCGCCCGTGCCGACCTCGATTATCTGGCCGGGTCCATTCGCGGCGCTTTGTCCCGCTGA